CTGTCTGGGTGGGGAGAATAGACATTTTTTCATGTCTccacaggaaaagtcacacaataaTACCCCTTCTTACACACCCAGCCTCAGAGACCCAGAGGCGTCTTCTCATGATAAcacctccacctcctctgctCCTAAAGGAACTTAAATAAAGACAATGCATGGAGTTACAGTTCTATTTAAAATTGCTGAAGACTAGGCAGGCATGAtgacatgtgcctgtaatcccagatctcAGGAGGCTGGAACAGGAAGATCTCAAATgcaaggccaaccttggctacgtagtaaaatcctgtcttaaaaagaaaaaaaaaattaccggATACCATAAACAGGAAGGGGCAGAAGAATGACAGGCTGGAAGACCCACGCTTCCATTCAAGATGGCGTTAAACATAACACCCTCTCTGCGGCTGGAGAAAGCACtcgttgctcttccagaggaccaggttcaactcccagcacccacatggcagctcacaactgtctgtaactccagttccaggtgatctgatgtcttcacacagacatacatgcagacagaacaccagtgcacatgaaataaaattttttaaaagaccctCCTTATCCCCACTCCTTGTAGCTTTCTGTGGTATGGAAGAGAACAGTATTAAAAGGTCGTCTGAGAGAGAACTGTGTTGGCTCTGATggaggagcacacacacacatactctctctctctctctctctctctctctctctctctctctctctctctctctctctgcaggtaGGCAGCTCCTCTCCTGCTACTCAAAGCAGACTGGAGACCCGAGGCTGACATGAATCCACTGAGGGGTATCTATGCTGAGGAGCAGATGTGGGCAAGCCTCTGTGTCACCAATTAAGGGTATGACATGTACCTCCCAGGCCAGAAGCAGGCAGGACGGAAGCTAGCACCAAGCAGGGAAGCAGTGACCTGCCCTCACATCCCCAGTACTGACTCGGCCATTAGCCTGGACCCTCGCCACTCTGAACTGATCCCTGGGGTGATATGCAAATGAGAAAGCATGAGGGGGTGTGCAAAACCTCATGGAAATGTATGTTAGGgctaaatgtaatgaaaaatatcTACGTAttgagtaaaaaataaaattaagtaggATAAATTGCATACTATTTGGCAGTAGGGGCTCCAGGTGACAAGTTAAAagcttattaaatattaaacacagaTGTGACCTGGCACTGGGGAAGCATGCTGTGGACTTGTGAACAAGGACCCTATCCAGGAGCAACAAGGAGCCCTTAAGACACTAGGTCTCCCCCAAGCTTTTGCAGGAAATAGATGGCCAAAAAGCGCTAGCTAGCTCCAGAAGCGTCAGCTATGAAGgacgcacacacaaatacaaacaagcCTGCCTATAAGTACTTACTTATTAGGAAGATGGCGAAGAACACCAGAGCTAGGCTGACCGTCAGCACCAGGAGCAGTCCCACAAAATACAGACTGCGGTTTCCATTTCCTGCGTTTGTCCCAGTGTTCGGTATTTTCTCCTCTAAAGCTAATAGGAGACAAAGCAACAGAGTCTCGGAAGCACCCAGGGAGATGTGACGGACGTGCTCTTTTTCCCTGGACAGCCTGGAAAATGACTTCTGCATTAGGGATGTTT
Above is a genomic segment from Peromyscus leucopus breed LL Stock chromosome 14, UCI_PerLeu_2.1, whole genome shotgun sequence containing:
- the Lsmem1 gene encoding leucine-rich single-pass membrane protein 1 — protein: MTHSSQDAGPHGIHEEGKLYVVDSINDLNKLNLCPTESQHLFPLEEKIPNTGTNAGNGNRSLYFVGLLLVLTVSLALVFFAIFLISKYL